The nucleotide sequence GGTGCTGGCCCCGCTTTAGCCGTCTTTGACCCCGGCACAGACCTGCCCCGGGTGCCTTCACGGCTGCGAAAGGACCCGACTTGGCTCACTCGCCGGAGAACGCTGGCCGGAAGCCCGCTTCCGGCCATAGGTGCCGTTCAGCCGGCGCGAGCACCGAGTCACCCGAAGGGCCGAAGCGAAGCGGAGGAGGCGCGTAGCGCCGTGACTCGGTGTGAGCAGAGGCTACGCCACCCACACGAAATCCTGAAGACCCAGTTCTCCTTGTGCGCCCAACAGAGGAACTGGTCACGCCTTCAAGCTTTGCGCTCCGGCCGAGCGAAACGAAACTGCTCCCGCAGACGGGCGACGTCGATGCTTCCCCAGCATCGCGCGGTCAACTGCGCGCCCTTCGGCGGAAATGCCCCGTGGATCACCTTGATGCCCCTGGTGTCGAGAAACTCCGCCACCGGCACAAAGTCACGGTCGGATGAAACCAGCACGGCGATGTCATAGTTGTCGGCCCAGGCGAGGCTGATCATATCGGTCGCCATGCGGACATCCACGCCTTTCTCCTCGGTCCCGCGCATGTCGGCGCCGCAGGCGGGGCATTGTGCTACAGCCTCATGGCAGACGGGGCATGCCGGCGGCGAACGTTTCTTCTGCCGCGGCACTATGGATACGCTCACTCCGGGAAACGTGTCCACCACTGTAGTTGCCCATCGGTGGAGTTTCCGGTCCGAATACCGCGCCGGGTCGTGAGAGCCGTAGAAATTCAGTCCCTGATACTCGGCCGTCGCGGCCGCGTCGACTACCGCGGCCGCGGCGTGCGACAGCACCGGCCCAAGTTTCATCCAATCCGTGCGGAACGCCTCGTCGGTTTCCCTCATCAAGAGCGTATAGTTCCAGAAGTCGACGAACACCCTGACACGGTGGCGTCCGCCCTGTATCGGATCGTTATCGGACATGTCGCGCTGAACAAAAAATACAGGGACGCACGAGGCGTCCCTGGGGTCACGATGATCGGACCCCGTATCTCCCGGTTCGGGCGGTGGTCCGATGGGTTGTATTGCATTGCAATATACGCCCTGACGGCCGGTTTTGCAACCCGGCACGCGGAAGTCAGAGACGCCCTTGATGGAGGGAGACTCCAGCGAAAATTTACCGCGACGGTGTCCTCGCACAGCATGGTCGCCACCTAGGCGGGAGGGCGCGAGCGACCGGAGTGGCGCCGTGTATCCACTCGGCTTTCCCTAGAAGCTCCGGGCGATGTGTGGTGATCATTTCCCCGTGAATAAGCCGGGGATCTAGCGCGGCATTTCCGTCAACCGCCTTTTGAGGGCGGCCAAATCCAGTCCCGTCTCGCGCTGGATGCGTCGAAGCGTG is from Deltaproteobacteria bacterium and encodes:
- a CDS encoding NYN domain-containing protein, with product MSDNDPIQGGRHRVRVFVDFWNYTLLMRETDEAFRTDWMKLGPVLSHAAAAVVDAAATAEYQGLNFYGSHDPARYSDRKLHRWATTVVDTFPGVSVSIVPRQKKRSPPACPVCHEAVAQCPACGADMRGTEEKGVDVRMATDMISLAWADNYDIAVLVSSDRDFVPVAEFLDTRGIKVIHGAFPPKGAQLTARCWGSIDVARLREQFRFARPERKA